The window TGATGCATTCTAGTTTGCATTAAGATATCGGGTGGACTAAACTTACCACCAGACAATTTTCGATCGATGTAATAGGTAATTGCAGCCGTTTCGTAGATATTGATTCCATCAATTTCCACGGTGGGGACTTTCCCAAACGGATGCTTGGCTAGATATTCGTCGGTTTTGTTGTCGCCGTTAAAGATGCCGATATCTTTGAGATCGTAATCAATATTGGCTTCGGCTAATAATAAGCGGACAATTCTTACATAGGTACTTTGGGGCGTACCATAGACAATTATGTTGGGCATGATTGATTTAAATTGAAATTAATTTACTTAGCCAATAATTAAAGCTCTTGCTTAGTTGGACGGATAATCATCTCATTAATGTCCACGTCTCCAGGTTGTTCGATCGCATAGGCAATGGCACGGGCGATCGCATCGGCATCAATCGCCACTCCATATAGTTGAGCGACGTTTTTTGCTGTCTCTTCATGAGAAATGGTACTGGTTAATTCAGTATCTACCGCACCAGGAGAAATATTAGTCGAACGAATTTCGCCATTGGATTCGAGTCTGATTCCTTCAGAAATTGCTTTGACGGCAAACTTAGTCGCACAGTAGACTGTCCCTCCAGGAAATACTTTATGTCCTGCTACCGAAGAAAGGTTGATTATATGACCAGATTTTTGTTGCTGCATGATCGGCATTACCGCAGCAATTCCATATAGCACTCCTTTGATGTTGATATCGACCATTCGCTCCCATTCATCTACCTTGGTTTCTGCTAAAGGCGACAAAGGCATCAAGCCTGCGTTGTTAACTAAAACATCAATGCGATCATACGCCTGATGCGTAGCTTTGACTAGTGCCTCTACCTGAGAGCGATCGCTAACGTCGGTAACCTGATATTTGGCTGTACCACCATTTTGTTGAATCTCGCTAACTAACTCTTTCAGGCGCTCTTCTCGTCTGGCAGCAAGCATTAGCTTAGCTCCATTATTGGCTAATCGACGCGCCGTAGCTTCTCCTAAACCACTACTAGCTCCTGTAATAATAACTACTTTGTTTTGAATTTCAGACATAATTAATTTTGATTTGCTTGGTTTTAAACTTAGTATAAGATGGCTATTATTTTTTGTTCTTAAACTTGGGCTATTTACTCCTGAGGCTGTCTGCGGAAATGGTTTAACCCTTACTTATCAATCCACGTTGGTACGCCACTCAAAATCCCGCGTAGCTTAGTTAGAGGTTCTCCTACCTTAATGCCGTCTTTGGTAATCTTAAATTCTCGCAGCGTACGTTCAAAATCCGATAATCTCTTTTTCAGTACGCCGATCGCTTTGCGTAACTCACCATCTAATTCTAAGTAACGCAGGAAAATTAGATTATCCGCTAGATACGAAAGTCCAATTTCGGTTGGGCTAAACTCCGATCGCGCAATTAATTGAGTTTCGGTAACTAAGATCACCGTAACGCCCATATTTCTTAGATATTGACACAGAGAATGTAGCTGGCGAATTAGATCTTTTTTCTGCATCGATAATTTATATCCTGATGTGCTGTCAATCATAATTATTTTGGCATCACGCTGCTCTATCTCCTGACGTACTATATGCACGAATTGATTTGACGAGTACTTCAGCGGTTCTATCTTAACAACCGATAAAGTCCCGCGTTCGATCATCGCCCTGACAGGAATATTTATTTTTTCGCAACGCTCTATCAATGTACCTTCGGATTCTTCAAAAGTATATAGCACCGAACGCTCTCCTCTACCCGCAGCCTCCTTCATAAACTGTGCGCCAAAGCTCGTTTTCCCAACCCCCGCAGGGCCACTGATTACCGTTACCGTTCCTCTTTCAATTCCACCATGTAATAACTCATCGATTTCGGGAATGCCAGATGAAATAGCTTCAGGTAAAAATTCTCGTTGATGGCTTTCGGCAACTAGATCGGGAAAAATTTCGATGCCGCGATCGCCTAACTGTAAATCGTGATAACCATTTAAAAAGACTGAACCTCGAGACTTGGTGACTAGAATACTGCGACTTTCAGGAGTGACATGGAATTGAATTACGCCGTCGCTGATAAACTGGAGATCGTCATCAGGATTACGATTGCTTCCCTCAGAAGTAAACATCAGAGTTATGTCGCGATCGCGCATAAACCGCAGAAAAGATTGAATTTGCTTACGAAACTGAAAGTCATCTTTAGCCAAGTAGCGAAACTGGTCGATTGCATCTAAAAAGA of the Coleofasciculaceae cyanobacterium genome contains:
- a CDS encoding SDR family oxidoreductase gives rise to the protein MSEIQNKVVIITGASSGLGEATARRLANNGAKLMLAARREERLKELVSEIQQNGGTAKYQVTDVSDRSQVEALVKATHQAYDRIDVLVNNAGLMPLSPLAETKVDEWERMVDINIKGVLYGIAAVMPIMQQQKSGHIINLSSVAGHKVFPGGTVYCATKFAVKAISEGIRLESNGEIRSTNISPGAVDTELTSTISHEETAKNVAQLYGVAIDADAIARAIAYAIEQPGDVDINEMIIRPTKQEL
- a CDS encoding ATPase domain-containing protein: MTFKRISTGISGLDEILSGGLIATQAYLIKGQPGSGKTTLGFHFLNAGISQGEVSLLISFSEPEDRLRRNAELIHIDLSAVEFLDLSPSADFFTENQTYDIFSPAEVEKAPLTENIIATIDRIKPQRVFLDAIDQFRYLAKDDFQFRKQIQSFLRFMRDRDITLMFTSEGSNRNPDDDLQFISDGVIQFHVTPESRSILVTKSRGSVFLNGYHDLQLGDRGIEIFPDLVAESHQREFLPEAISSGIPEIDELLHGGIERGTVTVISGPAGVGKTSFGAQFMKEAAGRGERSVLYTFEESEGTLIERCEKINIPVRAMIERGTLSVVKIEPLKYSSNQFVHIVRQEIEQRDAKIIMIDSTSGYKLSMQKKDLIRQLHSLCQYLRNMGVTVILVTETQLIARSEFSPTEIGLSYLADNLIFLRYLELDGELRKAIGVLKKRLSDFERTLREFKITKDGIKVGEPLTKLRGILSGVPTWIDK